In the Clostridium beijerinckii genome, one interval contains:
- a CDS encoding precorrin-8X methylmutase: MEYLKNPMGIEEKSFEIIGNEMGAHSFSEEELLIVKRTIHTTADFEYKDLVEISETAIETAKGIFKQGAKIYTDTNMALNGINKMALAKTNSEVICYVNEEIVHKEAKEKNITRSMAAVEKACMDNVDIFVFGNAPTALFRLKELIKEGKAKPKLIIAAPVGFVGAAESKENMDELNIPYIRIKGRKGGSTVAAAIVNALMYMVVSR; encoded by the coding sequence ATGGAATATTTAAAAAATCCTATGGGAATTGAAGAAAAAAGTTTTGAGATTATTGGTAACGAAATGGGCGCGCACTCATTTAGTGAAGAAGAACTGCTTATAGTTAAAAGAACTATTCACACTACTGCAGACTTTGAATATAAAGATTTGGTAGAAATAAGTGAAACAGCAATTGAAACTGCAAAAGGTATTTTTAAACAAGGTGCAAAAATCTATACGGATACTAATATGGCTTTAAACGGAATTAATAAAATGGCGTTAGCTAAAACTAATAGTGAAGTCATCTGTTATGTGAATGAAGAAATAGTTCATAAAGAAGCAAAGGAAAAAAATATTACTAGAAGCATGGCAGCGGTTGAAAAAGCTTGTATGGATAATGTAGATATATTCGTTTTTGGTAATGCACCAACAGCTCTTTTTAGGCTTAAAGAGTTAATAAAAGAAGGAAAGGCAAAACCAAAGCTTATAATAGCTGCGCCAGTAGGTTTTGTTGGAGCTGCAGAAAGTAAGGAAAATATGGATGAGCTTAATATACCTTACATAAGAATTAAAGGAAGAAAAGGTGGAAGCACTGTTGCAGCAGCAATAGTTAATGCCCTTATGTACATGGTGGTTTCAAGATAA